CTCGCTACACCGGGTGCGATGGCGATGCTGGCGGGCGGCGCGATCTACGTGGTGGGGATGTTCGTCGTCACGGTCGCGGGCAACGTTCCGCTCAACAACGCCTTGGAAGCGACTGCAGCCGATGGTCCCGAAGCCGAGTCGATGTGGGCGCGATACATGCAGCGCTGGTTGCCGTTCAACCATATCCGCACGCTCGCATGCACGGTGTCGCTGGGCCTGCTGATCCTCGCGCTGGTCGAGCGCGCCTGACTTACTTCGGCGGCATCCGGATCGCGCCGTCGAGCCGGAACTGGTGTCCGTTGATGTAACTGTTGCGGGCGATTTCGAGGATCAGCGAAGCGAACTCCTCGGGTTCGCCGAGGCGTTTGGGGAAGGGGACGCTGGCGTTGAGCTGGTCCCACATCTGCGGGTTGCGGTCTTTCATGCCGAGCATCAGCGGGGTGGCGAAGATACCGGGCATGACCGAATTCACCCGAATGCCGAGATCCATCAGGTCGCGCGCCATCGGCAGCACCAGCCCGTTCACGCCCGACTTGCACGATCCGTAGATCACCTGCCCGATCTGCCCGTCTTGCGCGGCGACGCTGGCGGTGAGGGTAATCGCCCCGCGCTCGCCATCGTCGTTGAGCGGCTCGCTGTTGGCCATGCCGAGCGCCGAGATGCTGGCGACACGGTAGCTGGCGACGAGGATGCCCTGCGCGCCGAATTCGTAATCCTCGGTCGGCAGGCGCTTGTAGCCGCCGCTGGCCTTGTCGTAGCCGATCGTCTTTCCGCGCCGGCTTGCCATCGCGCAGTGGACCGTGACGCGTTCCTGCCCGTTGGCCGCGCGCGCGGCGGCAAAGCCTTCTTCGACGCTCGCCTCGTCCATGATATCGACATGGTGGAAAGTGCCGCCAATCGCTGCGGCGTGCTCTTCCCCAGCTTCATCGTTGATGTCGAAAATCGCCACTTTCAGACCCGCTTCGGCCAATGCCGCCGCGCTCGCCTTGCCGAGGCCCGATGCGCCTCCGGTCACCACAGCCGCCATTCCGTGTTCGAGATTCATGCCTGCACCCTTCTTTTGCCGTTGGTCTCGTCCTGCCTAGCTGCGCCACCGTGGGGCGCAACCTCGCGAAATTGGCTGGGGCAAAGGCCGGACTTCGCATTTGCAATCTCTGCACTGGCGCGTGCTAGGGCGGGCTGATGGACACTTTCATGTTCACCCTGCTGCTCGTGTTCGCGGTGTCGCTCGGCGCGCGCGATCAGCTGATCGTCGCGCGGCTTTCGGGCGCGCTCGAACGCCCGTGGCCGCTGCTGGCGGTCGGTGGAGCGTGCTCGCTGGCCAGCGCCGCAGCGATGGCGTGGGCGGGCGCTGCCATGGCCGCGCTGCTACCCGCGCGGGCGGCCGACATGCTGGTTGCGTTTGCGCTGGCGATCGCCGCATTCGAGCTGGGCTGGGCGGTCAGGCTCAAGCGGATCGACGAACCCACACGGTCGCTGGGCGCGATCGGCATCGTGCTGTTTGCACGGCAGCTGGGCGATGCCGCGCGGTTCGTGATCTTCGCCCTGGCGGCCGAGGCGACGTATCCGGTCACGGCGGCGCTCGGCGGAGCGCTGGGCGGATTCGCGGCGATCGCGCTCGGCTGGATGATGGGCGATGCGATCGAGCGCGGGATTACTCTGACGCCCATCCGGCGCGCGCTCGGTCTGGGCATGATCGTCGCGGCGCTGTTCGTCGGATTGAACGCTCGTTACGCGTGATCCTGATCGATCTGATCCAGCCACGCCGCACCGGACTCATCGCGTCCGCACCAACGGGCCGTTTCCGTCTAGCCCGGAGCGGCCCGTTTGCTATGCGGGAGGGATGCGACAGATCACATTCAACGAAGCTGCCGACGATGCGGCAATCGCCGATTGGCTGGAAACCGAGCT
The Erythrobacter sp. JK5 DNA segment above includes these coding regions:
- a CDS encoding SDR family oxidoreductase, with translation MNLEHGMAAVVTGGASGLGKASAAALAEAGLKVAIFDINDEAGEEHAAAIGGTFHHVDIMDEASVEEGFAAARAANGQERVTVHCAMASRRGKTIGYDKASGGYKRLPTEDYEFGAQGILVASYRVASISALGMANSEPLNDDGERGAITLTASVAAQDGQIGQVIYGSCKSGVNGLVLPMARDLMDLGIRVNSVMPGIFATPLMLGMKDRNPQMWDQLNASVPFPKRLGEPEEFASLILEIARNSYINGHQFRLDGAIRMPPK